One stretch of Equus przewalskii isolate Varuska chromosome 9, EquPr2, whole genome shotgun sequence DNA includes these proteins:
- the RWDD2A gene encoding RWD domain-containing protein 2A, whose amino-acid sequence MSASMKECLQLQLLEMEMLFSMFPNQGEVKLEDVNALTNIKRYLEGTREALPPKIEFVITLQIEEPKVKIDLQVSMPHGYPCAALQLFGRSSELDRQQQLLLNKGLTSYIETFDPGELCVCAAIQWLQDNSAPYFLNRKLAYEPSAQAKPVKNTFLRMWIYSHHIYQQDLRKKILDVGKRLDVTGFCMTGKPGIICVEGFKEHCEEFWHTIRYPNWKHISCKHAESMETEGNGEDLRLFHSFEELLLEAHGDYGLRNDYHMNLGQFLEFLRKHKSEHVFQILFGIESKSSDS is encoded by the exons ATGTCCGCTTCAATGAAAGAATGCCTTCAGCTTCAGCTGCTGGAGATGGAAATGCTGTTTTCTATGTTTCCTAACCAAGGAGAAGTAAAACTGGAAGATGTGAATGCCCTGACCAATATTAAGAGATACTTGGAGGGCACAAGGGAGGCGCTGCCACCAAAAATTGAATTTGTGATTACACTGCAGATTGAGGAGCCCAAG GTGAAAATTGATTTGCAAGTGAGCATGCCTCACGGCTACCCCTGTGCAGCACTGCAGCTGTTTGGACGCTCCTCTGAACTCGACAGACAACAGCAGCTCCTTCTCAACAAAGGTCTCACTTCTTACATTGAGACTTTTGATCCAGGTGAGCTCTGTGTCTGTGCGGCAATCCAGTGGTTACAGGACAACAGTGCCCCATATTTCCTGAACAGAAAGCTTGCCTATGAACCATCTGCACAAGCAAAGCCAGTCAAGAACACGTTCCTCCGAATGTGGATCTACAGTCACCATATATATCAGCAGGACCTAAGGAAGAAGATTTTGGATGTTGGGAAAAGGTTAGATGTGACTGGATTTTGCATGACAGGAAAGCCTGGTATAATCTGTGTGGAGGGCTTCAAAGAGCACTGTGAGGAGTTCTGGCATACCATCAGGTATCCCAACTGGAAACACATTTCCTGCAAGCATGCCGAGAGCATGGAGacagagggaaatggggaggacCTGCgccttttccattcttttgaagAATTACTCCTTGAGGCCCATGGGGACTATGGGTTAAGGAATGACTACCACATGAACCTGGGTCAGTTTTTAGAATTTCTCAGAAAACACAAAAGTGAGCATGTTTTCCAGATACTATTTGGTATTGAAAGCAAAAGTTCAGACTCCTAG